The window CTTGGGCGATCTTGGCGGCGCCGAAATTGATGGCGTCCAGGCCGGAAGCGCAGAAGCGCGAGATCTGCATGCCGGGCACTGAGGTCGCGTAGCCGGCCTCGAAGGCCGCGGCGCGCGGGATGACGGATCCCGCCTCGCCGACCGGATCGACGCAGCCGAAGATGATGTCGTCGACATTGCCGGTGTCGAGTTCGTTGCGGTCGCGCAGCGCTTCAAGCGTTTTGGCGGCGAGCCGCACCGCCGGCACCTCGTGCAGCGAGCCATCCTTCTTGCCCCTGCCGCGCGGCGTGCGCACGGCGTCATAGACGTAAGCTTCGGCCATTTTCGTGCTCCTTGGTTTGCCGGTCGACGCTTAGAGCGAGCGGCCGATCAGCAATTTCATGATCTCGTTGGTGCCGCCGTAGATGCGCTGGACGCGGGCGTCGCGGAACATGCGGGCGATCGGATATTCGTTCATGTAGCCATAGCCGCCGTGCAATTGAAGGCACTCGTCGACGACTTTGCCCTGCAGGTCGCTGAGCCAGTACTTGGCCATCGAGGCCGTCACCGGATCGAGGCCGCCGGCGATGTGGCGGGCGACGCAATCATTGTAGAAGACGCGGCCGATGGTCGCCTCGGTCTTCAGCTCGGCCAGCTTGAACTGGGTGTTCTGGAAATCGATGATCGCCTTGCCGAAAGCCCGGCGTTCCTTGACATACTCGACGGTCAGCGCCAGTGCCCGCTCGATCATGGCGATTGCACCGGTGCCGATCTGCAGCCGCTCCTGCGGCAATTGCTGCATCAGCTGGACGAAGCCCTTGCCTTCCTCATGGCCAAGCAGGTTGGCGGTCGGCACGCGCATGTCGTTGAAGAACAGCTCCGAGGTGTCGTTTGCCTTGAGGCCGATCTTATCGAGGTTGCGGCCGCGCTCGAACCCTTCGACCTCGTCGGTCTCGACGACGATCAGCGAGGTGCCCTTGGCGCCCTGGCCCGGATCGGTCTTGGTGACGACGATGATCAGATTGGCAAGCTGGCCGTTGGTGATGAACGTCTTGGAGCCGGTGATCTTGTAATGGTTGCCGTCCTTCTCGGCCCGCGTCTTGACACCCTGCAGGTCCGAGCCGGCGCCGGGCTCGGTCATGGCGATGGCGCCGATCAGCTCGCCGGTCGCGAGCTTCGGCAGCCATTTCTGTTTCTGTTCCTCCGAGCCGTAGTGGAGGATGTAAGGGGCGACGATCGAATTGTGCAGGCCAATGCCGAAGCCGTCGACGCCGACATGGCCGATCGCCTCGATGATGGCGCTCTCATGCGCGAAAGTGCCGCCGGAGCCGCCATATTTCTCCGGCATCGAGGCGCAAAGCAGGCCGGCGGCGCCCGCCTTCAGCCAGCTCTCGCGATCGACCATCTCGTTCTTCTCGAACTCGTCATAGCGCGGCGCGATCTCTTCCGACATGAAGCGGGTGGCCATGTCGTAGAGCATGCCGACCTCGTCCGCCGCCCAGGCGGGCTTCGGCAAGCCAAGAACTTCGGCTGGATTTGTCGCCACGATTTCCTCCGCGTTCCGACAATTGTGGGCCGGGCGTGCCGGCCCGCCGAACCTAGAACGCTTCCGCCGGCAGCGCCATTAGCGTGTCCGCGCCACTGGAAATGCGGGCAAGGCGGGTCGCGGTCTCCGGCATGATGCGCTCCATGAAGAAGCGCGCCGTGACCAGCTTGTTGTCGTAGAAGGAGGAAGCGCCGTTGGCGCCGTCGGCCAGCCTGGTACCTGCGGCCTTGGCCATCTGCGCCCACATATAGCCGAGCGCCACAAGGCCGAAGAGATGCATATAGTCGGTCGAGGCGGCGCCCGCATTGTCGGGCCTGGCCATGCCGTTCTGCAGCAGCCACATGGTCGCCGCCTGCAGGTCGTTGAGCCCCTTCTTCAGCGCCTTGGTGAACGGCGCCATCTTTTCATCGGCGCGGTTTTCCTCGCAGAACTCGCCGACCTCCTTGAAGAAGGCCTGCACGGCGCGGCCGCCATTCTGTGCCAGCTTGCGGCCGACGAGGTCGAGCGCCTGGATGCCGTTGGTGCCCTCATAGAGCATGGCGATGCGGGCATCGCGCACGAACTGGCTCATGCCGTGCTCCTCAATATAGCCGTGACCGCCGAACACCTGCTGCGCCATCACGGCGTGATCGAAACCCTTGTCGGTGAGCACCCCCTTGACCAC is drawn from Mesorhizobium sp. B1-1-8 and contains these coding sequences:
- a CDS encoding acyl-CoA dehydrogenase family protein, whose translation is MATNPAEVLGLPKPAWAADEVGMLYDMATRFMSEEIAPRYDEFEKNEMVDRESWLKAGAAGLLCASMPEKYGGSGGTFAHESAIIEAIGHVGVDGFGIGLHNSIVAPYILHYGSEEQKQKWLPKLATGELIGAIAMTEPGAGSDLQGVKTRAEKDGNHYKITGSKTFITNGQLANLIIVVTKTDPGQGAKGTSLIVVETDEVEGFERGRNLDKIGLKANDTSELFFNDMRVPTANLLGHEEGKGFVQLMQQLPQERLQIGTGAIAMIERALALTVEYVKERRAFGKAIIDFQNTQFKLAELKTEATIGRVFYNDCVARHIAGGLDPVTASMAKYWLSDLQGKVVDECLQLHGGYGYMNEYPIARMFRDARVQRIYGGTNEIMKLLIGRSL